A genomic stretch from Corynebacterium faecale includes:
- a CDS encoding YbaN family protein translates to MWKPLFAAIGLISLALGAVGIFLPILPTTPFMLLAAFCFARSSNRLHRYLVNHPVFGEYISNYYNHAMTPRHKARTLATLWFGITVSCILIGALIPWIILPTIALLVSIHIIRLQPRPEASPVMEDEGLVEGIEGVEGEVSLVTPSPADHRA, encoded by the coding sequence ATGTGGAAACCCCTGTTCGCAGCAATCGGACTGATCAGTCTCGCCCTCGGCGCAGTGGGTATCTTCCTGCCGATTCTGCCGACCACACCATTCATGCTGCTGGCAGCCTTCTGCTTCGCGCGCAGCTCCAACCGACTCCACCGATACCTGGTGAACCATCCGGTGTTCGGGGAGTACATCTCCAACTACTACAACCACGCGATGACCCCACGCCACAAAGCACGCACCCTGGCAACACTCTGGTTCGGCATCACGGTGTCCTGCATTCTGATCGGCGCGCTGATTCCCTGGATCATTCTGCCGACCATCGCCCTCCTGGTGAGCATCCACATCATCCGCCTGCAACCCAGGCCGGAGGCCAGCCCTGTCATGGAAGATGAGGGGCTCGTGGAGGGCATAGAGGGCGTGGAGGGCGAGGTGAGCCTGGTGACACCTTCGCCGGCAGACCACAGGGCATGA
- a CDS encoding DNA glycosylase AlkZ-like family protein, protein MDTKELREIISRGEKIDVEFKRRRSSQDLNDTDLVKNAACLANGEGGLLIVGVEDDGAITGCASFHPKSGSTDPRRIEALIAHQTIPALPTTAEVHTLESKEILCISVPKADSPVATSKGVYQRRALRIDGKPECVAMDPSYLFSRYNSVNARDWAKLEALGASFDDLAPDEFELFRRMVRQQGGDDVLAQLSDEEIARALGFFNDDPDPVKNGAILLFGTRRSIERWVPNHEIILQVMDGSEIKVNKQIRSPLLSAMKEVAERLDIYRTEEEINSGLLRIAVPNLPERVTREAVANALVHRDYTALGAVRIVLDLHNLNVTSPGGLPRGVTLDTLLSASTPRSPALADAFKRAGLVDRAGRGIQVMYRILLSAGRAAPDYSATTDETVSVEVPVSGSNLEFARFVTTWQSKKSELEVLELRLLHLIHTEGRLTLDEIANLLNGTPIRIRRTLNHLADASLIDVIGRGGSREFRLGSGFYDIVGRRPDFIRSQVMNDVRAEQLILAYLGEYGSITRAQAAETCGLTGQAAYRILRSLYERGEIVKKGQTRNTHYVLP, encoded by the coding sequence ATGGATACCAAAGAGCTCCGTGAGATCATCTCACGCGGGGAGAAAATAGATGTCGAGTTCAAACGACGACGGAGTTCACAGGATCTCAACGATACGGATCTGGTCAAGAATGCAGCCTGCCTAGCTAACGGCGAAGGCGGGTTGCTCATAGTCGGAGTTGAAGATGACGGCGCTATCACCGGATGCGCCTCTTTCCACCCAAAATCAGGTTCAACAGACCCTCGCAGAATAGAAGCACTCATAGCGCACCAGACCATTCCAGCACTGCCCACAACAGCAGAAGTACACACGCTGGAGAGCAAGGAAATACTGTGTATCTCCGTCCCCAAGGCTGACTCACCAGTGGCTACCTCAAAAGGGGTCTACCAGAGGCGAGCGTTGAGAATCGACGGCAAGCCCGAATGCGTAGCAATGGATCCGAGCTACCTTTTTAGTAGATACAACTCCGTGAACGCGCGTGACTGGGCAAAACTCGAGGCGCTCGGCGCATCCTTTGACGACCTCGCCCCTGATGAGTTCGAACTCTTTCGGCGCATGGTGCGACAACAAGGTGGGGATGATGTTCTAGCCCAGCTCAGTGATGAAGAGATTGCGAGAGCCCTGGGCTTTTTCAACGATGACCCCGACCCAGTTAAAAATGGAGCGATCCTTCTCTTTGGCACACGCAGAAGCATAGAACGATGGGTACCCAACCATGAGATCATCCTGCAGGTGATGGACGGTTCTGAAATCAAGGTGAATAAGCAGATCAGATCACCCTTGCTGAGTGCCATGAAAGAAGTGGCAGAGCGGCTGGACATCTATCGCACAGAGGAAGAGATAAACTCTGGACTTCTAAGAATCGCAGTGCCGAACCTACCCGAACGGGTGACCCGTGAAGCGGTTGCCAATGCGCTGGTGCACCGGGATTACACAGCACTCGGTGCCGTAAGAATCGTCCTTGACCTCCATAATCTGAATGTCACCAGCCCAGGGGGGCTGCCCCGTGGAGTTACCTTAGACACTTTGCTCAGCGCGTCCACACCCCGAAGTCCAGCCCTGGCCGATGCATTCAAACGCGCAGGGCTTGTCGATCGTGCTGGTCGAGGCATCCAGGTGATGTATCGTATCCTGCTCTCTGCTGGTCGGGCTGCCCCCGATTACTCAGCAACCACTGATGAAACAGTTTCGGTAGAGGTACCTGTCAGCGGGTCCAACTTGGAATTCGCCCGGTTCGTTACTACCTGGCAGAGCAAGAAGAGTGAACTGGAAGTGCTTGAATTGCGACTACTTCACCTTATCCATACCGAGGGACGCTTAACACTCGATGAGATCGCCAACCTTCTCAATGGCACTCCCATACGCATACGGCGTACCCTCAATCACCTTGCAGATGCGTCTTTGATCGATGTTATTGGTCGAGGCGGATCCAGGGAGTTCAGATTGGGAAGCGGTTTCTACGACATCGTTGGGCGACGCCCCGACTTCATCCGCTCACAAGTAATGAACGATGTGCGGGCAGAACAGTTAATCCTGGCCTACCTGGGCGAATACGGAAGCATCACCCGTGCACAAGCTGCGGAAACATGCGGACTGACCGGACAGGCGGCGTACCGGATCCTGCGATCACTCTACGAACGCGGGGAGATCGTCAAGAAAGGACAAACCAGGAACACCCATTATGTGCTTCCCTGA
- a CDS encoding non-heme iron oxygenase ferredoxin subunit: MIEICHVDEFPDGSRRLVTVMESGHDRDIAIFREGGHFYAIDDACTHVGASHLKSMVKDGVLECWLHKGQFCLSSGEPLRYPARKAAQVYTVHVEEEMILLDINAHTRPAS; encoded by the coding sequence ATGATCGAAATCTGCCACGTTGATGAATTTCCCGACGGGAGCAGACGTCTCGTCACAGTGATGGAATCAGGTCACGACCGGGACATCGCTATCTTCCGCGAGGGCGGGCACTTCTACGCCATCGATGATGCCTGCACCCACGTCGGTGCCAGTCATCTGAAGAGTATGGTGAAAGACGGCGTGCTGGAGTGCTGGCTCCATAAGGGGCAGTTCTGTCTGAGTTCTGGGGAACCCCTCCGGTATCCGGCCCGGAAAGCTGCGCAGGTGTACACGGTCCATGTGGAGGAAGAGATGATTCTCCTCGATATCAATGCGCACACCCGCCCCGCGTCATAG
- a CDS encoding maleylpyruvate isomerase family mycothiol-dependent enzyme yields MSTFHDLPLSERLTLARLGTSHYSRQLSLIDNADFDEATNLAGWTRSHIIAHVAYNAIALCNLMHWANTGEKTPMYSSPEARNAEIAYGATLNPDALRNLHEHSVARLDVDWRESSDEAWGNEVLTAQGRTVPGSEILWMRSREVWIHAVDLGAVAGFGDIPAVILKTLAAEITAKWAGLGHGEGLVLIDAATGDRYSAAPAAGGGSEVEVSGSLAGIVRYAAGRGAEGVTSSTGEVPEPPRWL; encoded by the coding sequence ATGAGCACTTTCCACGATCTCCCGCTTTCTGAGCGGCTGACCTTGGCAAGGCTGGGCACGTCCCACTACTCTCGTCAGCTGTCCCTGATTGACAACGCTGACTTTGATGAGGCGACCAACCTTGCTGGTTGGACCCGTTCCCACATCATCGCTCACGTGGCCTATAACGCGATCGCACTGTGCAACCTCATGCACTGGGCGAACACCGGCGAAAAAACCCCGATGTACTCCTCCCCCGAGGCGCGCAACGCGGAAATCGCCTACGGTGCCACGCTGAATCCGGATGCCCTGCGCAACCTCCACGAGCACTCCGTTGCCCGCCTGGATGTTGACTGGCGCGAGTCCTCGGATGAAGCATGGGGCAATGAGGTTCTCACCGCCCAGGGTCGTACGGTCCCGGGCAGCGAGATTCTCTGGATGCGTTCCCGTGAGGTCTGGATCCATGCGGTTGACCTTGGTGCGGTCGCCGGCTTCGGCGACATCCCGGCGGTCATCCTCAAGACCCTCGCTGCAGAAATCACCGCCAAGTGGGCCGGTCTCGGCCACGGCGAAGGCCTGGTGCTTATCGACGCAGCCACCGGTGACCGCTACTCAGCCGCTCCTGCTGCTGGCGGTGGTTCCGAGGTTGAGGTCTCCGGCAGCCTTGCCGGCATCGTCCGCTACGCGGCCGGCCGCGGCGCTGAAGGTGTCACCTCCTCCACCGGTGAGGTTCCTGAACCTCCCCGCTGGCTCTAA
- a CDS encoding IclR family transcriptional regulator, with amino-acid sequence MRNIAPTHGLPPKSFLGSVDTALQLILLLRDSGALTISGAAEELGVGLSTVHRSMAMLVYRGFAVRSESRLYLPGPALATSALQPGLGSDLTRMCRHHMEAMAAETGETCHLIILQGPNCHFIHTVEGTNPVRVGNRRGQVMPAMQNSGGLVMLAELSPGELRALYSNLSDEEFENLRKRLRRTRDRGHGTNFGFFEQDVSAVAECLLNDVGDVLGALSLAVPSQRFREAYPRCVDSLTRHMRDLNRTLATYRVP; translated from the coding sequence ATGAGAAACATCGCCCCCACCCACGGCCTACCCCCGAAGTCTTTTCTGGGCTCCGTGGACACTGCTCTGCAGCTGATCCTCCTGCTCCGGGATTCAGGCGCCCTGACCATCTCTGGAGCGGCGGAAGAGCTGGGGGTGGGTTTATCCACCGTCCATAGATCCATGGCCATGCTCGTCTATCGTGGGTTCGCGGTCCGTAGTGAATCACGGCTCTATCTGCCTGGCCCTGCCCTGGCAACTTCGGCTCTCCAGCCTGGTCTGGGGTCTGATCTGACCCGCATGTGCCGTCACCATATGGAGGCGATGGCCGCGGAGACGGGTGAAACTTGTCACCTCATCATCCTCCAGGGGCCCAACTGCCACTTCATTCACACTGTGGAGGGCACAAATCCCGTGCGTGTGGGAAACCGTCGTGGTCAGGTGATGCCGGCTATGCAGAACTCCGGCGGTCTGGTCATGTTGGCGGAACTCTCCCCCGGCGAGCTCAGGGCTCTCTATTCGAATCTCAGTGATGAGGAGTTCGAGAACCTTCGGAAGCGCCTGCGTCGGACACGTGACCGGGGGCATGGGACCAACTTCGGGTTCTTCGAACAGGACGTGAGCGCCGTCGCAGAATGCCTGCTCAATGATGTGGGCGACGTTCTGGGTGCATTGTCGTTGGCGGTACCTTCCCAACGCTTCCGTGAGGCCTACCCCCGCTGTGTGGATTCCCTCACCCGCCATATGCGGGATTTGAACCGCACACTGGCCACGTATCGGGTTCCCTAA
- a CDS encoding cupin domain-containing protein, which produces MGAPKNTDYSTEHVQMEVPPATPEEQAELDAMYQRMDEIHLKPLWTQIGGLMPNHPEPRAVAHKWDWAELLKLAQRSGELVPVGRGGERRAIGLANPGLDGNTYISPTLWAAIQYLAPGENAPEHRHSQNAFRFVIEGEGVWTVVNGDPVPMRRGDFLLTPGWNYHGHHNIATEPMAWLDGLDIPFAYQMDTGFFEYGTEKLTDESTPDLSRSERLWAHPGLRPVAFPGKTSSSTIGRYAWEHTDAALKDQLALEEAGHPGTVAPGHAAIRYTNPTTGGDVMSTIRAEFHRLRPGAKTTPIHEVGNRCFQVFEGSATINVGDKTFEAKHGDIVNVPSWQKWSIESSEEGTDLFCFSDAPIFEALNLARTFTPEGI; this is translated from the coding sequence ATGGGTGCCCCAAAGAACACCGACTACTCAACCGAACATGTCCAGATGGAAGTTCCGCCAGCCACTCCTGAGGAGCAGGCAGAGCTCGATGCCATGTACCAGCGCATGGATGAGATCCACCTGAAGCCACTGTGGACCCAGATCGGTGGCCTCATGCCGAACCATCCGGAGCCACGTGCAGTTGCGCACAAGTGGGATTGGGCAGAGCTGCTGAAGCTCGCCCAGCGTTCCGGTGAGCTTGTTCCCGTCGGCCGTGGCGGCGAGCGCCGTGCCATCGGCCTGGCCAACCCGGGACTGGACGGCAACACCTACATCTCCCCCACCCTCTGGGCTGCCATCCAGTACCTGGCGCCGGGTGAGAATGCTCCTGAGCACCGCCACTCCCAGAATGCCTTCCGCTTCGTCATTGAGGGCGAAGGCGTCTGGACCGTGGTTAACGGTGACCCAGTGCCAATGCGTCGTGGAGACTTCCTCCTGACCCCAGGCTGGAACTACCACGGCCACCACAACATCGCGACCGAGCCAATGGCTTGGCTCGATGGCCTGGACATCCCGTTCGCGTACCAGATGGACACCGGCTTCTTCGAGTACGGCACCGAGAAGCTCACCGATGAGTCCACTCCTGACCTGTCCCGCTCTGAGCGTCTCTGGGCTCACCCGGGTCTGCGCCCAGTGGCGTTCCCAGGTAAGACCTCTTCCTCCACCATTGGTCGTTACGCATGGGAGCACACTGACGCAGCGCTCAAGGATCAGCTCGCACTTGAAGAAGCTGGCCACCCAGGTACCGTGGCACCGGGGCACGCAGCCATCCGCTACACCAACCCCACCACCGGCGGTGACGTGATGTCCACCATCCGTGCAGAGTTCCACCGTCTGCGTCCGGGTGCCAAGACCACCCCGATCCACGAGGTCGGCAACCGCTGCTTCCAGGTATTCGAGGGATCTGCCACAATCAATGTTGGCGACAAGACCTTCGAAGCCAAGCACGGCGACATCGTGAATGTTCCGTCCTGGCAGAAGTGGAGCATCGAGTCCTCTGAAGAGGGTACCGATCTGTTCTGCTTCTCCGATGCACCAATCTTCGAGGCTCTGAACCTCGCACGTACTTTTACTCCGGAAGGAATCTAG
- the leuS gene encoding leucine--tRNA ligase, with protein MTNPSEGTSSSAQSLAYRYTPELANKIEGEWQNYWTDKGTFNAPNPVGELAPADGRELPEDKLFVQDMFPYPSGAGLHVGHPLGYIATDVFARYNRMLGKNVLHTLGYDSFGLPAEQYAIQTGTHPRATTMANIENMRRQLGALGLGHDPRRSVASTDPEFYKWTQWIFLQIFNSWFDTEQQKARPIAELIPLLESGAVATKDGSDYSALSAVAKQQAVDEFRLVYRSNSTVNWCPGLGTVLANEEVTADGRSERGNFPVFRKNLSQWMMRITAYSDRLIDDLELLDWPEKVKSMQRNWIGRSRGAEVDFTANGETITVFTTRPDTLFGATYMVLAPEHELVDTLVASGSGSYDGIDAGWTNGQATPAEAVAAYRASIAAKSDLERQENKDKTGVFLGVYATNPVNGEQIPVFIADYVLTGYGTGAIMAVPAHDDRDYEFATVFGLPIIEVVAGGNIEEAAYTASGESVNSANDQGLDINGLAMVEAVATTIEWLEAKELGRGTIQYKLRDWLFARQRYWGEPFPVVYDEDGLAHALPESMLPVELPEVEDYKPVSFDPEDADSEPSPPLAKAREWVEVELDLGDGPKKYTRDTNVMPQWAGSSWYQLRYIDPTNDDQFCNLENEAYWTGPRPDVHGPNDPGGVDLYVGGVEHAVLHLLYSRFWHKVLFDLGHVTSKEPYRRLYNQGYIQAFAYTDARGVYVPAEEVEEKDGKFFYQGEEVNQEYGKMGKSLKNAVAPDDICNNYGADTLRVYEMSMGPLDTSRPWATKDVVGAQRFLQRLWRLIVDENTGEVLTRDEALTDEDNKYLHRTIAGVRDDYANLRVNTVVAKLIEYVNYLTKTYPGAVPVGAVLPLVVMTSPVAPHIAEELWKKLGNQDTVTYEPFPTFEEKWLKDDQVELPVQINGKVRSRITVPADASQEAIIEIALADEKITAQVEGKNLIKQIVIPGRMVNLVVK; from the coding sequence ATGACTAATCCGAGCGAAGGCACCTCTTCTTCCGCACAGTCTCTGGCGTATCGTTACACCCCAGAGCTGGCCAACAAGATTGAGGGCGAGTGGCAGAATTACTGGACTGACAAGGGCACTTTCAACGCCCCGAACCCGGTGGGGGAACTCGCACCGGCAGATGGTCGTGAGCTGCCCGAGGACAAGCTGTTCGTGCAGGATATGTTCCCGTACCCCTCCGGTGCCGGTCTGCACGTCGGACACCCGCTGGGTTATATCGCCACGGATGTTTTCGCCCGCTATAACCGCATGCTGGGTAAGAATGTCCTGCACACCCTCGGATATGACTCCTTCGGGCTGCCGGCTGAGCAGTACGCCATCCAGACCGGTACGCACCCACGTGCGACCACGATGGCCAATATTGAGAACATGAGGCGTCAGCTGGGTGCGCTCGGCCTGGGCCATGATCCGCGCCGTTCTGTTGCCTCCACTGATCCGGAGTTCTACAAGTGGACTCAGTGGATCTTCCTGCAGATCTTCAACTCCTGGTTTGATACCGAGCAGCAGAAGGCCCGCCCTATTGCTGAGCTGATCCCATTGTTGGAGTCCGGCGCGGTCGCCACGAAGGACGGGTCTGATTACAGTGCCCTGAGCGCCGTCGCAAAGCAGCAGGCCGTCGATGAGTTCCGCCTGGTGTACCGCTCCAACTCCACCGTCAACTGGTGCCCGGGCCTGGGCACCGTGCTGGCCAATGAGGAGGTCACCGCCGACGGTCGCTCGGAGCGCGGCAACTTCCCCGTGTTCCGCAAGAACCTGTCCCAGTGGATGATGCGCATCACCGCCTACTCGGATCGCCTCATTGATGATCTGGAGCTGCTCGACTGGCCGGAGAAGGTCAAGTCCATGCAGCGCAACTGGATCGGCCGTTCCCGCGGCGCGGAGGTTGATTTCACCGCCAACGGCGAAACCATCACGGTATTCACCACGCGCCCCGATACCCTTTTCGGTGCCACCTACATGGTGCTGGCACCTGAGCATGAGCTGGTGGACACCCTGGTGGCCTCCGGTTCCGGTTCCTATGACGGCATTGATGCCGGTTGGACCAACGGCCAGGCCACCCCGGCGGAGGCCGTGGCGGCCTACCGCGCCTCCATCGCGGCCAAGTCTGACCTGGAGCGCCAGGAAAACAAGGACAAGACCGGTGTATTCCTCGGTGTGTACGCCACCAACCCGGTCAACGGTGAGCAGATCCCGGTATTCATCGCCGACTACGTCCTCACCGGTTATGGCACCGGTGCCATCATGGCCGTCCCGGCCCACGATGACCGCGACTATGAGTTCGCCACCGTCTTCGGCCTGCCCATCATCGAGGTCGTCGCCGGCGGCAACATCGAAGAGGCTGCCTACACCGCCTCAGGTGAGTCTGTGAACTCCGCCAATGATCAGGGCCTGGATATCAACGGCCTGGCCATGGTGGAAGCGGTGGCCACCACCATCGAATGGCTGGAAGCCAAGGAACTCGGACGCGGCACCATTCAGTACAAGCTGCGTGACTGGCTGTTTGCCCGTCAGCGTTACTGGGGCGAGCCTTTTCCGGTGGTCTATGACGAGGACGGTCTGGCGCACGCCCTGCCCGAGTCCATGCTCCCTGTCGAGCTGCCTGAGGTTGAGGACTACAAGCCTGTCTCCTTCGACCCGGAGGATGCCGATTCTGAACCCTCCCCTCCCCTGGCCAAGGCCCGCGAGTGGGTTGAGGTTGAACTGGATCTGGGTGACGGTCCGAAGAAATACACCCGCGACACCAACGTCATGCCACAGTGGGCAGGTTCCTCCTGGTACCAGCTGCGTTATATCGACCCCACCAATGATGACCAGTTCTGCAACCTGGAGAATGAGGCCTATTGGACCGGGCCACGGCCGGATGTCCACGGTCCGAATGATCCCGGTGGTGTTGATCTCTACGTCGGTGGCGTTGAGCATGCCGTGCTGCACCTGTTGTACTCCCGTTTCTGGCACAAGGTCCTCTTCGACCTTGGTCATGTCACCTCGAAGGAGCCCTACCGCCGCCTGTACAACCAGGGCTACATTCAGGCTTTTGCCTACACCGATGCCCGCGGTGTCTATGTCCCGGCCGAAGAGGTTGAGGAGAAGGATGGAAAATTCTTCTACCAGGGCGAAGAGGTCAACCAGGAATACGGCAAGATGGGCAAGTCCCTGAAGAATGCCGTCGCACCGGATGATATCTGCAACAACTACGGCGCGGACACCCTGCGCGTCTATGAGATGTCCATGGGTCCCCTGGATACCTCCCGCCCCTGGGCGACCAAGGATGTGGTGGGTGCCCAGCGCTTCCTGCAGCGCCTGTGGCGTCTGATCGTGGATGAGAACACCGGTGAGGTACTCACCCGCGATGAGGCCTTGACCGATGAGGACAACAAGTACCTGCACCGCACCATCGCAGGTGTCCGCGATGACTATGCCAATTTGCGCGTGAACACCGTGGTGGCCAAGCTCATTGAATACGTCAACTACCTGACCAAGACCTACCCGGGTGCCGTGCCTGTTGGTGCTGTCCTGCCGCTGGTGGTCATGACCTCCCCGGTTGCCCCGCACATCGCGGAGGAGCTGTGGAAGAAGCTGGGTAACCAGGACACCGTCACCTATGAGCCCTTCCCCACTTTCGAGGAGAAGTGGCTGAAGGACGACCAGGTTGAGCTGCCGGTCCAGATCAACGGCAAGGTCCGCAGCCGCATCACCGTGCCCGCTGACGCCTCCCAGGAGGCGATCATTGAGATCGCGCTTGCCGACGAAAAGATCACCGCCCAGGTTGAGGGCAAGAACCTGATCAAGCAGATCGTCATCCCAGGCCGCATGGTCAACCTCGTGGTGAAATAA
- a CDS encoding fumarylacetoacetate hydrolase family protein — protein MRLATIRTNGSTITARVESETTATPIEGFANVGELLQESNWRELAENASGEVVTFDKKDLDAVVPAPKKIVCVGLNYANHIKEMGRPLPNDPTLFVKYPDALVGPYDDVVVPEWANKAIDWEGELAVVISKRARRVKEADAKEYIAGYAIMNDYTMRDFQYRVPAAAPQWHQGKSFEKSAGFGPWMTTPDSFEFGGELATYLEGEKMQSTPTNDLVFSPEKLIEYITHIYPLDAGDVIITGTPGGVGHARDPKRYVADGETLKVEIDGLGYIENKTVFE, from the coding sequence ATGCGTCTAGCAACTATTCGTACCAACGGCTCCACCATCACGGCTCGCGTCGAGTCCGAGACCACAGCTACCCCGATTGAGGGCTTCGCCAACGTCGGCGAGCTGCTTCAGGAGAGCAACTGGCGTGAACTCGCTGAGAACGCCTCCGGCGAGGTGGTCACCTTTGACAAGAAGGATCTGGACGCCGTTGTCCCGGCTCCGAAGAAGATCGTCTGCGTTGGCCTGAACTACGCCAACCACATCAAGGAGATGGGCCGCCCACTGCCTAATGACCCAACCCTCTTTGTGAAGTACCCGGATGCTCTCGTCGGCCCCTACGATGATGTTGTTGTCCCGGAGTGGGCCAATAAGGCCATCGACTGGGAAGGTGAGCTGGCGGTTGTCATCTCCAAGCGCGCACGTCGCGTCAAGGAGGCTGACGCCAAGGAGTACATCGCAGGCTACGCAATCATGAACGACTACACTATGCGTGACTTCCAGTACCGCGTCCCAGCTGCCGCTCCACAGTGGCACCAGGGTAAGTCCTTTGAAAAGTCCGCCGGTTTCGGCCCCTGGATGACCACCCCTGATTCCTTCGAGTTCGGTGGCGAGCTTGCCACCTACCTCGAGGGTGAGAAGATGCAGTCCACCCCGACCAATGACCTGGTCTTCAGCCCCGAGAAGCTCATTGAGTACATCACCCACATCTATCCACTGGATGCCGGCGATGTCATCATCACCGGTACCCCGGGCGGCGTGGGCCACGCACGTGACCCAAAGCGCTACGTCGCTGACGGCGAGACCCTCAAGGTTGAGATCGATGGCCTCGGCTACATCGAGAACAAGACGGTGTTCGAGTAA
- a CDS encoding HigA family addiction module antitoxin produces MVAKNSSAGKSDESPVMPGQILLEEFMEPLGLSQNGLARAIDVPPRRINEIVHGKRAITADTALRLAAYLGPDPQFWLSLQLHYDLSVTYLENSGTFEAIQPHGDRSVRVRLNPLEEHA; encoded by the coding sequence ATGGTTGCCAAGAACAGTTCGGCGGGAAAATCCGACGAGAGTCCGGTCATGCCCGGCCAGATACTTCTTGAGGAGTTCATGGAGCCCCTGGGGTTATCTCAAAATGGTTTGGCGCGCGCGATCGATGTCCCTCCGCGCAGGATCAACGAGATCGTTCATGGCAAGCGCGCCATCACCGCCGATACCGCCTTGCGCCTGGCTGCCTACCTTGGCCCTGATCCTCAATTCTGGTTGAGTCTACAGCTGCATTATGACCTCTCGGTCACCTACCTCGAGAACAGCGGTACTTTCGAGGCGATCCAACCCCATGGAGACCGGTCAGTGCGAGTCCGTCTGAATCCTCTCGAAGAACATGCGTAG
- a CDS encoding MFS transporter, with the protein MTSHASEGGDANNSAPGSTRVGTTALDTKQHSFTILGIGGRRLAAVLLGWFFVVFDGYDLIVYGTVQTALANEWGLGPAQLGTIGSMAFFGMAIGAVFIGRLSDRVGRKAAVIGSVVILSVFTLLCAFAPNPWVFGAFRLIAGLGLGGLVPSVNAMVSDLVPRHTMSAWATVMMSGVPLGGSIAALLAGPIVTSSEEWGWRIMFLLALIPLVFGLPLALKVIPSDKEIHDDHVAREGEDEAAGFKDLLASRYRWVSIWFALATFFTLLAWYGLGTWLPRLMEQAGYNFGHALMFTLALNLGAIIGSVVTAWAGDRFGPIRSGAIAAAIAGIALFMLLLYPPVWAVYIILILAGVGTHGTQILIIAAVANFYPSNLRGTALGWALGVGRIGAVAAPQLAGLLLAWNLGVNSNFVLFAGAAVFSALSLVILLRLQKAFGLRHRVVVQG; encoded by the coding sequence ATGACATCACACGCATCAGAGGGCGGAGACGCAAATAACAGCGCTCCCGGGTCGACTCGGGTCGGCACGACAGCCCTCGACACCAAGCAGCACTCCTTCACGATCCTCGGCATCGGTGGACGGCGTCTCGCAGCGGTTCTACTGGGCTGGTTCTTCGTCGTCTTCGATGGCTACGACCTGATCGTCTACGGCACCGTTCAAACCGCACTCGCCAACGAGTGGGGCCTGGGCCCCGCACAACTCGGCACCATCGGCTCCATGGCCTTCTTCGGAATGGCCATCGGCGCCGTCTTCATCGGGCGACTCTCAGACCGCGTCGGCCGCAAGGCGGCAGTCATCGGCTCTGTGGTCATTTTGTCAGTGTTCACCCTCCTCTGCGCCTTCGCACCCAACCCCTGGGTCTTCGGCGCGTTCCGCCTGATCGCAGGACTTGGCCTCGGTGGCCTGGTCCCATCCGTCAATGCCATGGTCTCCGACCTGGTTCCACGCCACACGATGTCCGCCTGGGCAACCGTCATGATGTCAGGCGTGCCCCTCGGCGGTTCCATCGCAGCTCTCCTCGCCGGCCCGATCGTCACCTCCTCCGAAGAATGGGGCTGGCGCATCATGTTCCTGCTGGCCCTCATCCCACTCGTGTTCGGCCTCCCACTGGCGCTGAAGGTCATCCCCTCCGACAAGGAGATCCACGACGACCACGTCGCACGTGAAGGCGAAGACGAAGCAGCAGGCTTCAAGGATCTCCTGGCCTCCCGCTACCGCTGGGTGTCCATCTGGTTCGCCCTGGCCACCTTCTTCACACTTCTGGCATGGTACGGCCTGGGAACCTGGCTGCCACGCCTCATGGAGCAGGCCGGCTACAACTTCGGCCACGCCCTGATGTTCACCCTCGCACTGAACCTCGGTGCGATCATCGGCTCCGTAGTCACGGCCTGGGCCGGCGACCGCTTCGGACCAATCCGTTCCGGCGCAATCGCAGCAGCCATCGCCGGCATCGCCTTGTTCATGCTCCTGCTCTACCCACCGGTCTGGGCCGTGTACATCATCCTCATCCTCGCAGGTGTGGGTACCCACGGCACCCAGATCCTCATCATCGCCGCTGTGGCCAACTTCTACCCAAGCAACCTCCGCGGAACCGCCCTGGGTTGGGCGCTGGGTGTCGGTCGCATCGGTGCGGTGGCTGCTCCACAGCTGGCAGGCCTCCTGCTGGCATGGAACCTCGGCGTCAACTCCAACTTCGTTCTGTTCGCCGGAGCAGCAGTCTTCTCAGCCCTGTCGCTGGTGATTCTGCTCCGTCTGCAGAAAGCCTTCGGCCTCCGGCACAGGGTTGTCGTCCAGGGCTGA